Proteins encoded together in one Vigna angularis cultivar LongXiaoDou No.4 chromosome 5, ASM1680809v1, whole genome shotgun sequence window:
- the LOC108338930 gene encoding serine/threonine-protein kinase-like protein CCR4 — protein MAALLLNRSFFCHLFLFLFCCIPSINTLSTVSISQTPHSNQTFICVLQHPNQQGQSNLNCTTFPRTQTPPFTLDVNPNVTYSQIVGGNSFVCALGPSSSSISIMGCWRFSANATNVPYKRIYDGPLLQDIDSSHSHVCGLVNNGSSSLKLECWQWHDFNSSSGSVRNMSMSSMAVGENFVCGLSPTGDVNCTGTGRVSSSRVVVDVPAPGGNYSFLAAGFRHACVISGDGGLVCWGDMEGEKPQGRFVSMALGENRSCALGHDRRVVCWGSDNFTMPTTLQDTFFESIVAEKSVFCGVVSSNFSLLCWGSPFFESDSKVFEDVLPGPCRKNCPCGPLPNSAKLCQSPDVICQPCYPQVVQSSPSPPPPSPPPPSPSQPSLPSNHSRWSSRMVAFLVVGCVGCSSLLLVIAFFLHRYCKSKRRGSRVHDSGRLDESSHSQPQPDAEAGSRVLQKRLSHVISMGNGSPLEEFSLGTLLQVTNNFSEEKRVGVGSFGSVYRATLEDGKEVAIKRAEASSSTYTVLGAQVDKDNAFMNELESLSRLHHKNLVRLVGFYEDTKERILVYEYMDNGSLGDHLHKLQTSALMSWPVRIKVALDAARGIEYLHQYATPPIIHRDIKSANILLDAKWTAKVSDFGLSLMGPDPEDEEAHLSLLAAGTVGYMDPEYYRLQHLTPKSDVYSFGVVLLELLSGYRAIHKNENGVPRNVVDFVVPFIYQDEIHRVLDKRVPPPTPFEIEAVAFVGYLAADCVRLEGRDRPTMSQVVNNLERALAACLAQPTLSRSTTYSSSH, from the coding sequence ATGGCAGCTTTACTCCTTAATCGCTCCTTCTTCTGCCACCtattccttttccttttttgttGTATTCCATCTATAAACACACTCTCCACTGTTTCCATTTCTCAAACCCCCCATTCAAACCAAACATTTATTTGCGTCTTGCAACATCCAAATCAACAAGGACAATCAAATCTCAACTGTACTACCTTTCCTCGGACTCAGACTCCGCCTTTTACGCTTGATGTCAATCCTAACGTTACCTACTCTCAGATTGTGGGCGGCAACAGCTTTGTATGTGCTTTGGGGCCATCgtcttcttccatctccatcatggggtgctgGAGATTCTCTGCCAATGCTACTAATGTTCCCTATAAGCGCATCTACGATGGACCCCTTCTCCAAGATATTGACAGTAGCCACTCCCACGTTTGCGGTCTTGTAAATAATGGTAGTAGTAGCCTTAAGCTTGAGTGTTGGCAATGGCATGACTTCAATTCGAGCAGTGGGAGTGTGAGGAACATGTCAATGTCAAGCATGGCCGTGGGAGAGAATTTTGTGTGTGGCTTATCACCGACGGGGGATGTTAATTGCACAGGCACGGGGAGGGTTAGTAGTAGcagagttgttgttgatgtCCCTGCGCCCGGCGGGAATTACAGTTTTCTCGCAGCTGGCTTTAGGCATGCCTGTGTTATCTCCGGTGATGGTGGTTTGGTTTGTTGGGGAGACATGGAAGGTGAGAAGCCTCAAGGGAGGTTCGTTTCTATGGCGTTGGGAGAGAACCGTAGCTGCGCACTCGGACATGACAGAAGAGTTGTCTGTTGGGGGTCCGATAATTTCACCATGCCGACCACCTTGCAAGACACTTTTTTTGAGTCAATTGTGGCAGAGAAAAGCGTTTTCTGTGGTGTTGTATCTTCCAATTTTTCCTTGCTCTGTTGGGGTTCTCCATTTTTTGAATCAGACAGCAAGGTGTTTGAAGATGTCCTCCCTGGACCTTGTCGGAAAAATTGCCCTTGTGGGCCCTTGCCCAACTCTGCCAAACTATGTCAGTCTCCAGACGTCATTTGCCAACCCTGTTACCCTCAAGTGGTTCAATCTTCACCTTCACCTCCACCTCCATCTCCACCTCCACCATCACCATCACAGCCATCGCTACCATCAAACCACTCTCGTTGGAGCAGCCGAATGGTTGCATTCCTTGTGGTTGGATGTGTGGGCTGCAGTTCCCTGTTGCTAGTCATAGCTTTCTTCCTTCACAGGTACTGCAAGTCTAAACGCAGAGGAAGCCGTGTCCATGATTCTGGCCGGTTGGATGAGTCATCTCACTCTCAACCACAACCTGACGCTGAGGCTGGATCTCGTGTTCTTCAGAAGCGCTTGAGTCACGTGATCAGCATGGGAAATGGGAGCCCTTTGGAGGAGTTTTCTCTGGGGACACTGCTTCAAGTCACTAACAATTTCTCTGaggagaagagagttggagttGGCAGCTTCGGTTCAGTGTATCGTGCCACTTTGGAGGACGGCAAGGAGGTTGCTATAAAAAGAGCCGAAGCTTCATCCTCCACCTACACAGTCTTGGGTGCCCAAGTGGACAAAGACAATGCTTTCATGAATGAGCTAGAATCTCTCTCCAGACTCCACCACAAGAACCTGGTCCGCTTGGTGGGGTTCTACGAAGACACTAAAGAACGCATTTTGGTGTATGAGTACATGGACAATGGGAGCCTCGGTGACCATCTCCACAAGCTCCAAACTTCAGCTCTAATGTCATGGCCGGTGCGCATCAAGGTGGCTCTGGATGCTGCCAGAGGCATAGAGTACTTACACCAATACGCCACTCCTCCGATCATTCACCGTGACATCAAGTCTGCAAACATATTATTGGATGCCAAGTGGACTGCCAAAGTCTCTGATTTTGGACTCTCCCTAATGGGACCTGATCCTGAAGATGAGGAGGCTCACCTTTCACTTCTGGCAGCTGGCACTGTTGGCTACATGGACCCTGAATACTACAGGCTTCAACATTTGACCCCCAAGAGTGACGTCTACAGCTTTGGCGTGGTTTTGCTGGAGTTGCTCTCAGGATACAGGGCCATCCATAAAAACGAGAATGGGGTGCCAAGAAATGTGGTTGATTTTGTAGTGCCATTCATTTATCAAGATGAGATTCACAGAGTGTTGGACAAAAGAGTGCCCCCTCCCACGCCTTTTGAGATAGAGGCTGTGGCGTTTGTCGGTTATTTGGCAGCAGATTGTGTCAGGCTGGAAGGTCGTGACAGACCAACGATGTCTCAAGTTGTAAATAACTTGGAAAGAGCATTGGCTGCATGTTTAGCACAACCTACACTCTCTAGGTCCACCACATACTCTTCTTCGCATTAG
- the LOC108339596 gene encoding adenylate kinase, chloroplastic, whose translation MGCIVNLNGAAAASVRLPTPTEGDRKERGFCCFPRRHRRHHQFRPTSAPTATNSRSHSLTVTNEALNVMISGAPASGKGTQCHLIADKYGLVHIAAGDLLRAEIATGSENGKRAKQYMEQGQLVPDEIVVMMVKDRLLKPDSKERGWLLDGYPRSLSQATALKGFGFEPHTFLLLEVSEDLLVERVVGRRLDPVTGKIYHLKYSPPETEEIAARLTQRFDDTEEKVKLRLNTHHQNVESVLALYKDITVKINGNVSKEEVFAQIDSVLTSLVEQRKAASGSVAA comes from the exons atggGTTGCATCGTGAATCTCAACGGCGCAGCAGCCGCATCAGTTCGTTTGCCCACTCCGACTGAAGGCGACAGGAAGGAGCGTGGATTTTGTTGTTTTCCCCGACGCCACCGTCGCCATCATCAGTTCCGACCTACTTCCGCTCCAACCGCCACCAATTCCCGTTCCCATTCTCTG ACCGTCACCAATGAAGCGCTCAATGTTATGATTTCTGGGGCTCCCGCTTCTGGCAAAGGCACTCAGTGCCACCTCATCGCCGACAAG TACGGTTTGGTGCATATTGCTGCTGGAGATTTACTTAGGGCAGAAATTGCCACAGGAAGTGAAAATGGAAAGCGAGCCAAGCAGTATATGGAGCAGGGGCAGTTGGTCCCTGACGAAATTGTTGTCATG ATGGTAAAGGATCGTCTCTTGAAACCAGATTCTAAAGAACGTGGTTGGCTTTTGGATGGTTATCCCAGGAGCTTGTCTCAGGCCACTGCACTTAAGGGATTTGGGTTTGAGCCTcatacttttcttcttctagag GTTTCTGAAGATTTGCTTGTGGAGAGAGTAGTTGGACGGAGACTAGATCCTGTTACTGGGAAGATATATCACTTGAAGTATTCTCCTCCAGAGACAGAAGAAATAGCTGCAAGGCTTACCCAACGCTTTGATGATACTGAAGAAAAG GTGAAGTTGCGATTGAACACCCATCATCAAAATGTGGAGTCCGTCCTTGCCCTGTATAAAGATATAACTGTTAAG ATTAATGGAAATGTCTCAAAGGAGGAAGTATTTGCTCAAATTGATAGTGTACTGACAAGTCTTGTAGAGCAAAGGAAGGCTGCTTCAGGATCTGTGGCAGCATAG